From Cecembia calidifontis, one genomic window encodes:
- a CDS encoding glycosyltransferase — translation MKVLLLNDYPMDSYYNDWEKGITPGQQLWGKTEIDKMDGIEMIVMSHEENKFLKKLGNLFLIQHLDLQLRALKYSKEIDAYYSPFGTAATKLLLILRVLGFLKTPIVVMVHYPLLGMDSSNKFKLWLGKKLLKGYDRVVFLSRKLKQDALNAFKIGEEECKNWLLTIDWGSETSYYKKFINEEEEENYAVSNGQTDRDFDTLIEAFRGLDLRLKIFAKADYKPKTNEIPSNVEIFTHWINNNDLCRIYNKAKIVLVCFKMTKSSTLGLTSLFDSMSMGKAVIITENPYIDIDVEKEGVGFIVKEGDVETWKDKINILLKDPNLRKEMGKKGLELQNKHFSLEKFGLNLFEIFKSLNKNDNFSKH, via the coding sequence ATGAAGGTACTTTTGCTTAATGATTATCCCATGGATAGCTATTATAATGATTGGGAAAAAGGGATTACTCCTGGTCAGCAATTATGGGGAAAAACCGAAATCGATAAGATGGATGGTATTGAAATGATTGTCATGTCCCATGAAGAAAACAAGTTTTTAAAAAAGCTTGGGAATTTGTTTTTAATTCAGCATTTAGATCTTCAGTTGAGGGCATTAAAGTATTCAAAAGAAATTGACGCCTATTATTCACCCTTTGGAACTGCCGCCACTAAACTTCTTCTTATTTTAAGGGTTTTGGGGTTCTTGAAGACCCCAATTGTGGTTATGGTCCATTATCCATTATTGGGAATGGATTCAAGCAATAAATTCAAGCTATGGTTAGGAAAAAAACTTTTGAAAGGTTATGATAGGGTTGTTTTTCTTAGTAGAAAGTTGAAACAAGATGCTCTTAATGCATTTAAAATAGGTGAAGAAGAATGTAAGAATTGGCTCCTTACTATTGATTGGGGATCTGAAACTTCTTATTATAAAAAGTTTATTAATGAGGAGGAAGAAGAAAATTATGCTGTTTCAAACGGTCAAACAGATAGAGATTTTGATACCCTAATTGAGGCATTCCGTGGACTTGACTTGAGGCTAAAGATATTTGCGAAAGCTGATTATAAGCCCAAAACAAATGAAATTCCTTCCAATGTTGAAATTTTTACTCATTGGATAAATAATAATGATTTATGTAGAATTTATAATAAGGCTAAAATTGTACTTGTTTGTTTCAAAATGACAAAAAGTTCTACTTTAGGCTTAACCAGCCTTTTTGATAGCATGTCTATGGGTAAAGCCGTAATCATTACCGAGAACCCATATATAGATATTGATGTGGAAAAAGAAGGAGTTGGTTTTATTGTTAAAGAAGGCGACGTTGAAACTTGGAAAGACAAAATTAATATTTTGTTGAAAGATCCTAATTTGAGAAAGGAAATGGGGAAAAAGGGATTAGAATTACAAAACAAACATTTTTCACTTGAAAAATTTGGATTAAACCTTTTTGAAATATTTAAGTCCTTAAATAAAAATGATAATTTTTCAAAACATTAA
- a CDS encoding GDP-L-fucose synthase family protein, whose amino-acid sequence MLSKESKIYVAGHRGMVGSAIFRSLLKNGYRNVIGIESSKLDLRNQQDVDEFFNENQPEVVIDAAARVGGILANSQYPYQFLMENLQIQNNLIDFSLKYGIKKFIFLGSSCIYPKMAQQPIKEEYLLSGFLEPTNEAYAISKIAGVKACEAVRKQYGLDYISLMPTNLYGPFDNFDLQTSHVLPAMIRKFHEAKENQNIPVELWGSGSPLREFLHVDDLAEAVIFSMENELSESLYNVGTGTDISIKDLAELIQDITGHQGEIKWDSTKPDGTPRKLLDVTKLKNAGWKSKIDLESGILSTYKWYIENLKNIKEVKLNF is encoded by the coding sequence ATGTTAAGTAAAGAAAGCAAGATTTATGTAGCAGGGCATAGGGGGATGGTGGGGTCTGCAATTTTTCGATCACTGCTAAAGAATGGATACCGGAATGTAATAGGTATTGAAAGTTCTAAATTGGACTTGAGGAATCAGCAGGATGTGGATGAATTTTTCAATGAAAATCAACCCGAGGTAGTTATCGATGCGGCAGCCAGGGTAGGAGGGATTCTTGCCAATTCTCAATATCCCTATCAATTCTTGATGGAAAATTTACAGATTCAAAATAATCTGATTGATTTTTCGCTGAAGTATGGGATTAAAAAATTTATATTTCTAGGCAGTTCTTGTATTTATCCTAAAATGGCTCAACAGCCAATTAAAGAAGAATACCTACTCAGTGGTTTTTTAGAGCCAACCAACGAGGCTTATGCCATAAGTAAAATAGCTGGAGTAAAAGCATGTGAGGCTGTAAGGAAGCAATATGGATTGGATTATATCAGTTTGATGCCTACTAATCTATATGGGCCATTTGACAATTTTGATCTACAAACTTCCCATGTACTGCCAGCCATGATCAGGAAATTTCATGAGGCAAAAGAGAATCAAAACATTCCGGTAGAATTATGGGGCTCAGGTAGTCCATTAAGGGAATTTCTTCATGTTGATGATTTGGCGGAAGCTGTGATTTTTTCAATGGAAAATGAGTTGAGCGAAAGTCTTTATAATGTTGGAACGGGCACTGATATCTCCATCAAAGATTTGGCAGAACTCATCCAGGACATAACAGGACATCAGGGAGAAATTAAGTGGGACTCAACAAAGCCGGACGGAACACCCAGAAAGTTGTTGGATGTCACCAAACTCAAAAATGCAGGTTGGAAATCAAAGATTGATTTGGAATCAGGAATACTGTCTACATACAAATGGTACATTGAAAATTTGAAAAACATAAAAGAAGTTAAACTTAATTTTTAA
- the gmd gene encoding GDP-mannose 4,6-dehydratase — translation MKRKVALITGVTGQDGAYLSEFLLEKGYEVHGIKRRSSLFNTDRIDHLYQDPHESNRNFFLHYGDMTDSMNLTKIIQETQPDEIYNLAAMSHVKVSFDIPEYTANADGIGTLRILEAVRLLNLQNKTKIYQASTSELYGLVQETPQSERTPFYPRSPYAVAKMYAYWITVNYREAYNMYACNGILFNHESPLRGETFVTRKITRAVAKIALGLQKQLFMGNLDAKRDWGHAKDYVEAMYLILQQDKPSDYVIATGKTTTVRDFIIMAFKEIGFNLRFEGEGVEEVGILDSVDLEITEKLFDRVRYSVKVGDVLVKVNPMYFRPTEVDLLIGDPTKAQQQLNWKPKYDLEALVSEMVISDLALFKKDIDLIDAGHSISLQEEL, via the coding sequence ATGAAAAGGAAAGTCGCATTAATTACAGGGGTAACAGGTCAAGATGGTGCATATTTATCTGAATTTCTTTTAGAAAAGGGATATGAAGTTCATGGTATAAAGAGAAGGTCATCTTTATTTAATACAGATAGGATTGACCATTTGTATCAGGATCCGCATGAATCAAACAGAAACTTCTTCCTTCATTATGGTGATATGACAGATTCAATGAATCTGACCAAAATTATACAAGAAACTCAGCCAGATGAGATTTATAACTTGGCTGCAATGAGTCATGTAAAAGTAAGTTTTGATATCCCGGAATACACTGCAAACGCAGATGGAATTGGAACTTTGAGAATTTTGGAGGCGGTAAGGCTTCTGAACCTGCAAAATAAAACTAAAATTTATCAGGCTTCTACCTCAGAGCTTTATGGATTGGTTCAAGAAACGCCCCAATCAGAAAGAACACCCTTCTATCCACGGTCCCCATATGCAGTTGCTAAAATGTATGCATACTGGATTACCGTAAATTATAGGGAAGCCTATAACATGTATGCCTGTAACGGGATTTTGTTTAATCATGAATCTCCGCTAAGAGGCGAAACTTTTGTGACAAGAAAAATTACAAGGGCAGTGGCCAAAATTGCATTGGGTTTACAAAAACAATTGTTTATGGGTAATCTGGATGCGAAAAGAGATTGGGGTCATGCCAAAGATTATGTAGAGGCAATGTATTTGATTTTACAGCAGGATAAACCTTCAGATTATGTAATTGCGACTGGTAAAACAACTACGGTGCGTGATTTTATCATCATGGCCTTTAAAGAAATAGGTTTCAATTTGAGATTTGAAGGAGAAGGAGTAGAGGAAGTGGGTATTTTGGACAGTGTTGACTTAGAAATAACAGAAAAGTTATTCGATAGAGTTAGATATTCTGTTAAAGTGGGTGATGTTTTGGTGAAAGTAAATCCTATGTATTTTAGACCTACTGAAGTAGATCTTTTGATCGGTGATCCAACAAAAGCTCAGCAACAGTTAAACTGGAAGCCAAAATATGATCTTGAGGCTTTAGTAAGTGAAATGGTAATTTCTGACTTGGCTCTTTTCAAAAAGGATATCGATCTAATTGATGCTGGGCATTCAATTTCATTGCAGGAAGAGCTTTGA